ATCACCTCCTCGATCTGCTCCTTGATGCGCTCAGGTTCTGCCGCCGGTAGGTCGATCTTGTTGAGGACGGTGACGAGCTCGTGGTTGTTGTCGATCGCCTGGTAGACATTGGCAAGCGTCTGCGCCTCCACGCCCTGGGACGCGTCAACGACGAGCAGCGACCCTTCGCAGGCCGAGAGCGAGCGCGAGACTTCGTAGGCGAAGTCGACGTGCCCGGGGGTGTCGATCAGGTTCAGGATGTAGGTTTCGCCGTCCTGCGCCTTGTAGTGCAGACGCACGGTCTGCGCTTTGATGGTGATGCCGCGCTCGCGCTCGATGTCCATGTTGTCCAGCACCTGCTCGGACATTTCGCGCTCGGCAAGGCCGCCGGTCGTCTGGATCAGGCGGTCGGCAAGCGTCGATTTGCCGTGGTCGATGTGGGCCACGATCGAGAAGTTGCGGATGTGGGACAGCGGAGTCGTCGGATTGGTGCTCATGCGCGCCATATAGCAGTGCCGCCCCCCGCCGCAAAGCGGAAAAGAAGGACTCCGTTTAGGATAAAATGCATGTCATGGGCGGTGGCAAAAACCACTTGATTCTATTATATGACCATGTATTTCTATTATATTGGAATCTATGGATCGAACGATGGAAACGGAACTCGAGACGGCAATCGGCATTCGCATTCGCAAGCTCAGGATCGAAAAGGGGCTGACGCTGGATGACCTTGCCAATGCCTCCGGCGTCAGCCGCGCGATGATTTCGCGCATCGAGCGGGCGGAGGCGAGCCCGACGGCCTCGCTGCTTGCAAGGGTCTGTGCCGCGCTCGGGCTATCGCTTTCGTCCTTCTTTGCCGATGAAGGGCAGGGCTCGCCAATTGCGAGGCGTCACGAGCAGCAGGTCTGGCGCGATCCGGAAACCGGTTATCTGCGCCGCTCCGTCTCGCCGCCCGCAACCTCGTCCGGGGTCGATATCGTCGACGTAGAGTTTCCCGCCGGCGCCCGCGTCAGCTTTCCGCCGCATACGGCAAGCCACGGCATGACCCAGCACGTCTGGATGTTCGAAGGCGAGATGGAGATGACCACCGGCGAAACGGTGCATCACCTTCTGCCCGGCGATTGCCTCTTCATGCCGGTCGGGGAGGGCCATGTCTTCTGCAATCCCACCACCAGACCCGCCCGCTATTGCGTCGTGCTCAACCGTGGCACCCGCTGATTTGATTTCAGGAGAGAGATCGTGACCGTTATTCGTATTCTTGATTCACAACAGGCCAACGCGGCCATTCCGGAACTTTGCGAGATACTTGCCGACTGCGTGAAGGGCGGCGCCTCGGTCGGTTTCATGCAGCCTTACACGGCGGCCGACGCGGAGCCCTATTGGAGGAGCGTCGCAGAAACAGTCGGGGCGGGCGTCAACTTGCTCGCCGTGGCGGAGATCGACGGAAAGATCGTCGGAACAGTGCAGGTCGGATTTGCCTCGATGCCGAACCAGCCGCACCGTGGCGATTTGAAGAAGCTGCTCGTGCATCGGTCTGCACGCGGCAAAGGCTTGGCACGGCTGCTGATGGAGGCGATCGAATACGAAGCCGCAAGACATGGCAAGCGCCTGCTGGTGCTCGACACGGCAACCGGCAGCGAAGCGGAGGCGATCTATCCGCGGCTCGGCTGGGAGCGCGCCGGCGTCATCCCGGATTATGCGATGTGGCCGGAGGGCGGCTATTGCGCGACCACGCTTTTCTACAAGCGCATCGCCGCTTAAACCATTGACAAGGCAGCCGTCTGCCGCGCCTTATCCAACAAAACAGATCGGGAGAAGCCGGTGCGCGTCATCTATTCCGAAGACCACAAGCTGCGCGATGCGAAGACAGAGCTGCATGGCGGCCTGTTGGTGACGCCGTTCGAAGGACCGTTTCGCGCAGAGTGGATCCTGGAAGCAGTCAAAGAGGCGGGGTTTTCGGATGTTGTTGCGCCGGAACGGCATGGACTGGAAACCGCACTGAAAGTGCATGACGCCGGCTATCTCGACTTCCTGTCAAAGGCTTGGACTATGTGGCAGGCAAGCGGGGCTGCGGGCGAGGCGATCCCGACCTCGCTGCCGGTGCGCCGTGCAACGCAGCGCGTACCGAACGATATCGACGGCATGCTCGGCTATTACGCCAATGCCACCGAAACCTCGATCACCAACGGCACCCACGAGGCGGCCGTCGCCTCGATGCAATGCGCGATCACCGGCGCTGATTGGCTGAATTGCGGAAACCGTTTCGCCTTCTCGCTTTGCCGGCCTCCCGGCCATCATGCAGGCATCGACCTCTTCGGCGGCTATTGCTTCATCAACAACGCCGCCGTCGCGGCGCAACGCCTGCTGGATATCGGCGCAAAGAAGGTTGCGATCCTCGATGTCGATTTCCATCACGGCAACGGCACGCAGGACATCACCTACCGCCGCGGCGACATCTTTTTTGCATCGCTGCACGGCGAACCTGCCAATGCCTTTCCCTATTTCTGGGGCTATGCAGATGAAACCGGCGAGGGCGAAGGAGAAAACTGCAATGCGAACTACCCGCTCCCGCGCGGTACGGCCTGGGCTGCATGGTCGGCGGCGCTTGCGGATTCGCTTGCGCGCATCAAGGCTTTTGGTGCCGAAGCCATCATCGTCTCGCTTGGCGTTGATACCTTCGAACGCGATCCGATCTCGTTTTTCAGGCTGACTTCCGATGATTTCACACGCATGGGCGCGTTGATCGCCAAGGCGGGCCTTCCAGTCCTGACCTGCATGGAGGGCGGTTATGGAGTGAGGGAAATCGGTTTCAACGTCGCCAATATGCTGAAAGGGCTCGAGGCCTAGAAGCCTTCAATGGACGACCAAAATCAGCCATCCGATGTTCCGACGCCGCGCATGCTCTCCTGGGCACGCAACTCGACGATCTATCGCCTCGAGCGCCGGATGATGACGGAAAAACAGCTCTTCGATGCGATCACGCGAAAGGCGAAGCAGAAATTCGAAGACATCAGTCCGGCGCAGCTGAAGGCACTTGCCGCTTCGGCGGTCAAATTCGCCTACGACGTGAAGGCTCTGGACGACGTGGCCTATGCAGCGGTGAGCACCCGCTCGGCGGTACGCGGCGGCAAATCGAAACGCAGCATCGCGCAAAAGCTCTCCTCGAAAGGGGTGGCAAGCGATATCGTCGATACCGCGATCGAGCATGCCGACGATCTGTTCGCCGCCGTCGTCTTCGCCCGCAAGCGCTCCTTTGGTCCGTTCCGGCATTGCGACGTTGATGAGAAGCGAAAGGTGAAGGAGCTTTCAGCTTTTGCCCGGAATGGATTCAGCTTTGAGATCGGCAGGAAAGTATTCGCCATGAGCCGCGGCGAGGCTGAAGAGGTGCTCGAACCCGGGCTGGCGCTTTAGCGTCTTGGTGCATAAAGACCGCTTATGTCCGGATCAGAAGTTTGCATTTGCCGCT
Above is a window of Rhizobium etli 8C-3 DNA encoding:
- the recX gene encoding recombination regulator RecX; the protein is MDDQNQPSDVPTPRMLSWARNSTIYRLERRMMTEKQLFDAITRKAKQKFEDISPAQLKALAASAVKFAYDVKALDDVAYAAVSTRSAVRGGKSKRSIAQKLSSKGVASDIVDTAIEHADDLFAAVVFARKRSFGPFRHCDVDEKRKVKELSAFARNGFSFEIGRKVFAMSRGEAEEVLEPGLAL
- a CDS encoding GNAT family N-acetyltransferase; translated protein: MTVIRILDSQQANAAIPELCEILADCVKGGASVGFMQPYTAADAEPYWRSVAETVGAGVNLLAVAEIDGKIVGTVQVGFASMPNQPHRGDLKKLLVHRSARGKGLARLLMEAIEYEAARHGKRLLVLDTATGSEAEAIYPRLGWERAGVIPDYAMWPEGGYCATTLFYKRIAA
- a CDS encoding histone deacetylase family protein — translated: MRVIYSEDHKLRDAKTELHGGLLVTPFEGPFRAEWILEAVKEAGFSDVVAPERHGLETALKVHDAGYLDFLSKAWTMWQASGAAGEAIPTSLPVRRATQRVPNDIDGMLGYYANATETSITNGTHEAAVASMQCAITGADWLNCGNRFAFSLCRPPGHHAGIDLFGGYCFINNAAVAAQRLLDIGAKKVAILDVDFHHGNGTQDITYRRGDIFFASLHGEPANAFPYFWGYADETGEGEGENCNANYPLPRGTAWAAWSAALADSLARIKAFGAEAIIVSLGVDTFERDPISFFRLTSDDFTRMGALIAKAGLPVLTCMEGGYGVREIGFNVANMLKGLEA
- a CDS encoding helix-turn-helix domain-containing protein, giving the protein METELETAIGIRIRKLRIEKGLTLDDLANASGVSRAMISRIERAEASPTASLLARVCAALGLSLSSFFADEGQGSPIARRHEQQVWRDPETGYLRRSVSPPATSSGVDIVDVEFPAGARVSFPPHTASHGMTQHVWMFEGEMEMTTGETVHHLLPGDCLFMPVGEGHVFCNPTTRPARYCVVLNRGTR